In Oryza sativa Japonica Group chromosome 2, ASM3414082v1, the following are encoded in one genomic region:
- the LOC4328664 gene encoding cyanidin 3-O-rutinoside 5-O-glucosyltransferase, producing the protein MQATSLNTQSLSLSRTQATPTPAMARQHFLVVAYPGQGHINPARALAARLARATGAHVTLSVAVSAHRRMFPSLAAPDEEVHDADAGGGGISYVPYSDGYDEGFRLFASDGEAAWRHSETFGRVGREAFAGVVDRLAARGRPATCVVYAFLMWWAADVARERGIPRVLYWIQPATMLAVYYHYLHGLEELVTEHAGEPEFTVDMPSLPPMAIRDLPSFFTDLADTRLAAAFHGVRTTIEQLDIDRRSSSKPPMVLVNTVEELELDVLAASFPDLDILPIGPAATSLDGGGAAAAARASHDLYRHDEKGYMEWLDAKPAGSVVYVSFGSMSVVSRRQKEELRRGLAATARPYLWVVRSDDRDDGDGDGDGGGMVVEWCDQVRVLSHGAVGCFVTHCGWNSTLEAVACGAPMVAVPQWSDQDTNARLVAGWGVGVRAATGADRVVEAGELARCVETVMADTEAAAAVRRSSVAWKAKVREAVAEGGSSDRNLKAFLDRIANVA; encoded by the coding sequence ATGCAGGCTACATCTCTCAACACCCAAAGCTTGTCTTTGTCGCGAACACAAGCTACCCCAACTCCGGCCATGGCGCGCCAGCACTTCCTCGTCGTCGCGTACCCTGGCCAGGGCCACATCAACCCGGCCCGAGccctcgccgcgcgcctcgcccgcgccaCCGGCGCGCACGTCACCCTGTCCGTCGCCGTGTCGGCGCACCGGCGCATGTTCCCGTccctcgccgcccccgacgaGGAGGtccacgacgccgacgccggcggcggcgggatctcCTACGTCCCGTACTCCGACGGCTACGACGAAGGGTTCCGGCTGTTCgccagcgacggcgaggcggcgtggCGGCACTCGGAGACGTTCGGGCGCGTCGGCCGCGAGGCGTTCGCCGGCGTGGTggaccgcctcgccgcgcgcggccgcccCGCGACGTGCGTCGTGTACGCGTTCCTGATGTGGTGGGCGGCCGACGTCGCGCGCGAGCGCGGCATCCCGCGGGTGCTCTACTGGATCCAGCCGGCGACCATGCTCGCCGTGTACTACCACTACCTCCACGGGCTCGAGGAGCTCGTGACGGAGCACGCCGGCGAGCCGGAGTTCACGGTGGACATGCCGAGCCTCCCGCCGATGGCGATCCGCGACCTCCCCAGCTTCTTCACCGACCTCGCCGACACCaggctcgccgccgcgttcCACGGCGTCCGGACGACGATCGAGCAGCTGGACATCGATCGCCGGAGCAGCAGCAAGCCGCCGATGGTGCTCGTCAACACCGTCGAGGAACTAGAGCTCgacgtcctcgccgcctccttccctGACCTTGACATCCTACCcatcggcccggccgccacctcgctcgacggcggcggcgcagccgccgccgccagagcgTCGCACGACCTGTACAGGCACGACGAGAAGGGCTACATGGAGTGGCTCGACGCGAAGCCGGCGGGGTCGGTGGTGTACGTGTCGTTCGGGAGCATGTCGGTGGTGAGCAGGCGGCAgaaggaggagctccggcgaggcctcgccgccaccgcgcggCCGTACCTGTGGGTGGTGCGCAGCGACGAcagggacgacggcgacggcgacggcgacggcggcggcatggtgGTGGAGTGGTGCGACCAGGTGCGCGTGCTGTCGCACGGCGCCGTCGGGTGCTTCGTGacgcactgcgggtggaactcgacgCTGGAGGCCGTGGCGTGCGGCGCGCCGATGGTGGCGGTGCCGCAGTGGTCGGACCAGGACACGAACGCGCGGCTCGTCGCCGGGTGGGGCGTCGGCGtgcgcgccgccaccggcgccgacaGGGTGGTCGAGGCGGGCGAGCTCGCGAGGTGCGTGGAGACGGTCATGGCGGACACGGAGGCGGCTGCCGCCGTGCGCCGGAGCTCGGTGGCGTGGAAGGCGAAGGTGCGGGAGGCCGTCGCCGAGGGCGGCTCGTCGGATCGTAATTTGAAGGCTTTCTTGGACCGAATTGCAAATGTTGCGTAG
- the LOC4328665 gene encoding uncharacterized protein: MDAVNVLASATQLVSAMLTAVGALEQAAADFAEAPRRLQVLEDFVSDLGLLMQQSKQKHAHKMHAPQLERQLQSLGKLMDQLHANITKARRVLKKGKGKKGLARVVWSSVTGDPLMKYVQLIRDDLNWWLELQKLTESVGNVIASTAKSTPSLVRVKSEHGYPVSKKCSYVRELLINDGSHRVVLIVGLSGIGKSCLARQIASDPPGNFVDGAIELSFGRWCSRAACNGNRDEYHKRLVRKICKFLVQIGSMTVNEDVGKDLEDVCYLLQTALVGRSMLILLDDVWEQDIVDRFTNLYDNDCRYLVTTRDEAIYEIAEAEKVEISKDDIKEIGKDILLYHSLLTVEELPPVAYDLLDRCGHHPLTVAVMGKALRKETRVEKWDRAISNLSTYATCAPGPVSYVNEKEVETTLTIFGSFEFSLEAMPENSRRFFMVLAAISWDEPVPEACLESMWSALMQDTLFPLVVSKLVEGSLIIKLEDQSMYHMHDMVSLYLESKTDNAVHTLLFGSFPEYAALVSPWLFIFGKESAKERAEQKIRSLFSLLEFMEIEILLGSTTQALMECKSISEFEASRLHFSKILSPRIAELISVGSTSLIVTVTKSITVIFFQGDYAKLAQSLETAGSVDKLIHVLRGCEDSSTLANVSTVLAKISEHVDATTADEILATIPMDQIAKLLSPENEEWHEIVFTTLASLIKVGKLRAVETMIESGIDKKLLVLLGSGSEISQHHAIIMLKTFCELGAPLQGCMGPGALTHLPWHARLSLERFVLFDQNVTPSPKPQQSFELILHKILHRDNKDNIEAIQGLLPLAERANDSRVQDLLLGSNMSNGLALLLQRRDIESNQVRSHTAFLVMKLACTGGEPYVHRFLEANIVHELIDMMQCNINDLQDSAYYALHQIIFAKGGSLVLQRFLQAGTIEKLVNLLDRKSSKTKELTMQLLVDIAVVGTKPCIERMLSSQIIEKFVALEKAGGSFSGAVSRYVQGLNMCKNVQSAERSVMKQQILRKVRSEIRGHDLEASLVASVEACISEKGASSRRKK; encoded by the exons ATGGATGCTGTGAATGTTCTTGCCTCGGCGACCCAGCTGGTGTCCGCGATGCTCACCGCGGTCGGCGCGCTGGAGCAGGCGGCTGCCGACTTCGCCGAGGCTCCCAGGAGGCTCCAGGTTCTTGAGGATTTTGTGTCCGACCTTGGGCTGTTGATGCAGCAATCCAAGCAGAAGCACGCGCACAAGATGCACGCGCCGCAGCTCGAGCGTCAGCTCCAGAGCCTAGGCAAGCTGATGGACCAGCTCCATGCCAACATCACAAAGGCGAGGCGGGTGTTGAAGAAAGGCAAAGGGAAGAAGGGCTTGGCCAGAGTTGTGTGGAGCTCGGTGACAGGGGACCCTCTGATGAAGTATGTTCAGCTGATCAGGGATGATCTCAACTGGTGGCTTGAGTTACAGAAGCTAACAGAGAGTGTGGGCAATGTCATAGCGTCTACAGCTAAGAGTACGCCATCCTTGGTGAGAGTCAAGTCGGAGCATGGCTATCCAGTGTCAAAGAAGTGCAGCTATGTCAGGGAGCTGCTTATCAATGATGGTAGTCATCGAGTTGTCCTGATTGTCGGGTTATCTGGTATTGGGAAGTCGTGTCTTGCTCGACAAATAGCTTCTGACCCGCCTGGTAATTTTGTGGATGGTGCAATTGAGCTTAGTTTTGGGCGGTGGTGCAGTAGAGCGGCATGCAATGGTAATAGGGATGAATACCACAAGCGTCTTGTTCGGAAAATATGTAAATTTCTTGTGCAGATTGGTTCCATGACTGTCAATGAGGATGTGGGCAAAGATCTTGAAGATGTCTGTTACTTGCTTCAGACTGCATTGGTAGGAAGGAGCATGCTGATCCTACTTGATGATGTCTGGGAGCAAGACATAGTTGATCGCTTCACAAACCTATATGATAATGATTGCCGGTATCTTGTGACAACGAGGGATGAGGCAATTTATGAGATTGCAGAAGCTGAAAAGGTGGAAATATCCAAAGATGATATCAAAGAAATTGGCAAGGACATTCTTCTCTATCATAGCCTTCTTACTGTTGAAGAGCTCCCG CCTGTTGCGTACGACTTGCTGGATCGTTGCGGCCACCATCCCCTTACAGTTGCTGTCATGGGTAAGGCTCTCAGAAAGGAGACCAGAGTCGAAAAATGGGATAGAGCAATCTCCAACCTTTCCACATATGCAACTTGTGCACCTGGACCGGTTTCATATGTGAATGAGAAAGAAGTGGAAACCACATTGACCATCTTTGGGTCTTTTGAGTTCAGCTTAGAAGCAATGCCAGAAAATTCAAGAAGGTTTTTCATGGTGCTTGCAGCTATCTCATGGGATGAACCTGTTCCAGAGGCTTGCCTTGAATCCATGTGGTCAGCACTCATGCAGGACACTTTATTCCCCCTCGTGGTCTCGAAACTAGTAGAAGGCTCACTCATTATCAAACTGGAAGACCAATCGATGTATCATATGCATGACATGGTTTCGCTTTACCTCGAGAGTAAAACAGACAACGCTGTTCATACTCTTTTGTTCGGTTCATTTCCTGAATATGCTGCATTGGTGTCTCCTTGGCTTTTCATTTTTGGCAAAGAGAGCGCAAAAGAGCGAGCTGAACAGAAGATAAGATCATTATTTTCTTTGCTAGAGTTCATGGAGATAGAGATTTTACTAGGAAGCACCACCCAAGCTCTCATGGAATGCAAATCCATATCTGAATTTGAGGCTAGCAGGCTTCACTTCAGCAAAATACTTAGTCCTCGAATAGCGGAGTTAATTTCTGTGGGGTCAACATCTCTCATTGTTACTGTCACCAAATCTATTACAGTAATCTTTTTCCAAGGAGATTATGCTAAGCTTGCTCAGTCTCTTGAAACAGCAGGTTCTGTGGATAAATTAATTCATGTTCTTCGTGGCTGTGAAGATTCTTCTACTCTAGCCAATGTTTCTACTGTTCTTGCCAAGATATCTGAGCATGTTGATGCTACAACTGCTGATGAAATTTTGGCAACCATTCCTATGGACCAAATTGCGAAATTACTCTCTCCTGAGAATGAAGAATGGCATGAAATTGTGTTTACAACTCTAGCATCTTTGATAAAGGTGGGAAAGTTAAGGGCTGTTGAGACAATGATCGAATCAGGAATTGACAAGAAGCTTCTTGTTCTTCTAGGCAGTGGTTCTGAGATCTCACAGCATCATGCGATTATCATGCTAAAAACATTCTGTGAACTTGGTGCGCCACTTCAGGGGTGCATGGGACCTGGAGCGTTGACTCATTTGCCTTGGCATGCTCGTCTCAGTTTGGAGAGATTTGTTTTATTTGACCAAAATGTAACTCCATCACCAAAGCCTCAACAATCTTTTGAGTTGATTCTTCACAAGATACTGCACAGAGACAACAAAGATAACATTGAGGCGATCCAAGGTTTATTACCTCTCGCTGAGAGGGCTAATGATTCAAGGGTGCAAGATCTCCTTTTGGGAAGCAATATGTCCAATGGGTTGGCACTGCTGCTGCAACGGAGAGACATTGAAAGCAACCAAGTGAGGTCTCACACTGCTTTTCTGGTGATGAAATTAGCCTGCACTGGAGGGGAACCATATGTCCATAGGTTCTTAGAGGCTAACATTGTTCATGAGCTAATTGACATGATGCAGTGCAACATCAACGATCTCCAGGATTCAGCATACTATGCCCTTCACCAGATTATCTTTGCGAAGGGGGGATCACTTGTATTACAGAGATTTTTACAAGCAGGAACCATTGAAAAATTGGTTAACTTGCTTGACCGCAAGTCTTCAAAGACAAAGGAACTAACAATGCAGCTTCTGGTAGACATTGCGGTGGTCGGAACCAAACCTTGCATCGAAAGAATGCTCTCGTCCCAAATCATCGAGAAATTTGTGGCACTCGAGAAAGCAGGTGGGTCTTTCAGTGGAGCGGTATCAAGATACGTGCAGGGGTTGAACATGTGCAAGAACGTCCAGTCTGCTGAGAGATCAGTCATGAAGCAACAGATTCTGAGGAAAGTGAGATCAGAGATAAGAGGTCATGATCTGGAAGCAAGTCTAGTTGCCTCTGTGGAAGCTTGCATTTCTGAAAAAGGAGCCAGCAGCAGGAGGAAAAAGTAG
- the LOC4328666 gene encoding uncharacterized protein isoform X2: MNRKPGDWDCRACQHLNFSRRDLCQRCGEPRGAADRGSGGGGDYANFGGRGGSSFGGGFGTGSDVRPGDWYCNCGAHNFASRSSCFKCAAFKDDAAVNSGGAGAFDGGDMSRSRGYGFGSGAVRASRPGWKSGDWICTRSGCNEHNFASRMECFRCNAPRDSGTEV, encoded by the exons ATGAACAGGAAGCCAGGAGACTGGGACTGCAGGGCGTGCCAGCACCTCAACTTCAGCCGCCGGGACCTATGCCAGCGCTGCGGCGAGCCGCGTGGCGCCGCTGATcgcggcagcggtggtggcggtgactACGCCAACTTCGGCGGCCGTGGTGGTTCCTCCTTCGGTGGAGGCTTTGGCACTGGCTCTGATGTCCGCCCAGGTGACTGGTACTGCAACTGCGGCGCGCACAACTTCGCCAGCCGCTCCAGCTGCTTCAAGTGCGCTGCTTTCAAGGACGATGCTGCCGTCAACAGTGGCGGCGCTGGTGCCTTTGATGGTGGGGACATGTCGCGCTCGCGGGGCTACGGCTTCGGCAGCGGCGCCGTCCGCGCCAGCCGCCCTGGCTGGAAGTCTGGCGACTGGATTTGCACCAG GTCTGGATGCAATGAGCACAACTTCGCCAGCAGGATGGAGTGCTTCAGGTGCAACGCACCGCGGGACTCCG GCACTGAGGTGTAA
- the LOC4328666 gene encoding uncharacterized protein isoform X1, with protein sequence MNRKPGDWDCRACQHLNFSRRDLCQRCGEPRGAADRGSGGGGDYANFGGRGGSSFGGGFGTGSDVRPGDWYCNCGAHNFASRSSCFKCAAFKDDAAVNSGGAGAFDGGDMSRSRGYGFGSGAVRASRPGWKSGDWICTRSGCNEHNFASRMECFRCNAPRDSGSAMTYENYLH encoded by the exons ATGAACAGGAAGCCAGGAGACTGGGACTGCAGGGCGTGCCAGCACCTCAACTTCAGCCGCCGGGACCTATGCCAGCGCTGCGGCGAGCCGCGTGGCGCCGCTGATcgcggcagcggtggtggcggtgactACGCCAACTTCGGCGGCCGTGGTGGTTCCTCCTTCGGTGGAGGCTTTGGCACTGGCTCTGATGTCCGCCCAGGTGACTGGTACTGCAACTGCGGCGCGCACAACTTCGCCAGCCGCTCCAGCTGCTTCAAGTGCGCTGCTTTCAAGGACGATGCTGCCGTCAACAGTGGCGGCGCTGGTGCCTTTGATGGTGGGGACATGTCGCGCTCGCGGGGCTACGGCTTCGGCAGCGGCGCCGTCCGCGCCAGCCGCCCTGGCTGGAAGTCTGGCGACTGGATTTGCACCAG GTCTGGATGCAATGAGCACAACTTCGCCAGCAGGATGGAGTGCTTCAGGTGCAACGCACCGCGGGACTCCGGTAGCGCTATGACATACGAAAATTACTT GCACTGA